A region of the Bos mutus isolate GX-2022 chromosome 18, NWIPB_WYAK_1.1, whole genome shotgun sequence genome:
AAGTCTCAGGTCACCCTTTTCTGTAGGAGAATGGGCGCTGAGTTCATATCCTCCCAAAGAGACCTCTGCAACTCCAGAGTGCAGGGGTCAGCTTGGCTCCAGCCTGAGGACGGAGAGACCCTTTTTTTAGTtgaaaggaggagaaggtgagaacTGTTGTGTTTGTGAGAgaatgggtgggggtgggggtttggATCAAGTCTGGAGGTTGGGAGACTCTTTTTAGACTAATGTTCAAACAATATGAAAGAATGCCTTTAGGACAGGGGGAAGGGGaatttagggagtttgggatggacatgcacacactgctatacttaaaatggataaccaacaaggacatactgtagaCACAgcgaactctgctcaatgttatgtggcagcctggatgggaggggagtttgggagagaatggatacatgtatatgtgtgtatatatatatatgtttggttGGGTCCTTTTgcagtccacctgaaactatcacaacactattttttataaactttttataaattttttataaaattttattattataaactttTATATAGGGTTTCCATTATGTGAATCACTGATTTCAGTCTCCTGTATACTGTTGGCCCTCCAAATTTATGGGTTCTTCCTCTGTGGATATTGGGGCAACTCTATCGATGTGAACAGCTGTGGATTTTGGTATGTGCAGAGGACTACTGCATGGTAATTTATATTAAGTCATTTTTGGTTTTTCTACACCTGGGAACTCTGTGAAGCTGGCTCTATTATTTATCATTGGCAGCAATTTCTTAAATGGTTGTAAGATACTCATGACATAAATTAATCATCTTaacaattttaagtgtacagcggGGGAAAGAGAGGGGGGTGCAGGTTGAGGAAGTAacactgacatgtatacactgtcatgtgtgaaatagctagctagtgggaagctgctgtataacatgGGGAGCCCAGTCTgacgctctgtgatgacctagaggggtgggataaggGGGATGGAAGGGAAGGTCAAGAGGGAAAGGAACACATATATAGTTacaactgattcatgttgttgtacagcagaaaccaacacgacatagtaaagcaattatgctccaattaaaaatttttaagtatacagttcaataATGTTATCtatatttacattgttgtgcaGCCAATCTCTAGATCATTTTTCATCTTGTGAAACTAAAACTTTGTCCCCATTTTATGATAACTCTCCACTTCACCCTTCACTCCAGCCACTGGAAAACCAccattttgctttctgtctctataatttGATAACTCTCAGAAGTTCACagaagtggaatcatgcagtatttgtcttcttGTTATTGGCTGAGGTTACTTAGCATAATATGCTCAAGGTTCCTCCATGTTGTAGCACACATCAGAATTTCCTTGACTTTTtaaggctgcataatattccactgtgtatatagaCCACATGGTGCTTATCCATTCTTTTATggaaggacatttgggttgcttccaactTTCAGCTATTGTGATAACACTTTCGAACATGAGTGTActaatatctctttgagatcctatttTCCATTCTTTGGGATATACACCCATAAGGTGaatggatcatatggtaaatcAATCCACTTTTAGCTTTTAGAGGAATGACCACAGCAGATGCCGCATTTAACATGCACAAGGattcattagttcagttcagttcagtcgctcagtcatgtcgactctttgcaaccccatgaatcgcagcacgccaggcctccctgtccatcaccaacccccggagttcactcagactcacgtccatcgagtcagtgatgccatacagccatctcatcctctgtcgtccccttctcctcctgcccccaatccctcccagcatcagagtcttttccaatgagtcaactcttcacatgaggtgcccaaagtactggagtttcagctttagcatccttccttccaaagaaatcccagggttgatctctttcagaatggactggttggatctccttgcagtccaagggactctcaagagtcttctccaacaccacagttcaaaagcatcaattcttcggcactcagctttcttcacagtccaactctcacatctatacatgaccactggaaaaaccatagccttgactagacggacctttgttggcaaagtaatgtctctgcttttcaatatgctatctaggttggtcataacttttcttccaaggagtaagtgtcttttaatttcatcagcAGAACATAGTCAAGAAGAAAATGGAGGTCCGTATAAGTGAATGACTTCTTCAAAGACACAGGGGTGTTGAGGAAGCCAATATTCTAATAATATTCTCCTGGGTTCTTAACCTTGCTCTTAACCAAAGTGCTGGGCTTGGACTTAAGAGTATCAGAAGAGAGAACCCCCTGAAGGTAACTCGTGGTCATCCTAGCCCTGCAGAGCCATGTAGTGAGGAGACATTTCAGGCCTCAAAGGAGCAGGAAACAGAGTCCTGTCATTTCTAATTCAGAATGAAGGTTGGTCCCCCCTCCCTCCAAGCAGTTGGAAGACCTCTCTGGTTTGATGCTATGACTGAGTTAGTCTAGAGTCTGTCCCTCCCTACAATTCCATCTCACTCTGCCCCAAAGCAGAGTTCCTATTCCATGTCACTCTGCAAGCAATGAAACAGGAAGCTCTCAGGTTTCAGGATCCTTGGTGAAAAAATTATGCGGAGTCTGAGCTCTTTGATTACCAAGCTCCTAAAACAGTCACTTCATATGTATCAAAGAGGGGATgaaataatgatgatgacaatTTTCCCTGCATTATACAGGAAAAGAGGGCAAAGGTGGTATGTAGTTTgtgaaaactcagaaaaattaTTATGTTCCAGAGCTGGttgatttcaattaaaaaatcatattcttaaccattcatttattaaaccattcatttattcattcatgcatgctcagtcatgtctgacttttggcaACCCCTTGGAcggtagccttccaggctcctctgtccatggactttccaggcaagaatcctggaatgggttgccattttgtctcctgcatctcctgcattggtaggtggagtctttaccgctgagccacgtgggaagcccctcTTATCCACTCAATTTATACCAGTTAAGCAGCTTCTGTGTGTCAACACTGCATTTGAGGCTTTTTCTTCCCAAGAAGCAGAAAACATATCCAGGTTCTTTAGCTGGTCTAATAAGTAAATTGATGTGAGACAAATCAACAAATTTAATTTGTTATATATGTgaaattgtgaaagtgaaagtcactcagttgtgtccaactctttgtgaccccatgaactatatagtccatggaatgcaggccagaatactggagtgggtagtctttcccttctccaggggatcttcccaacccagggactgaaccaaggtccccggcattgcaggcagattgttatgTATGAGAACCCCATAAAAACTTGAGGCTCAAGAGAGTCAAGCAATGGAGGCTTATATGGTATCGTGAGTTTAACAGAACAAGGGAAGAATCTGGGGCTTCAAAGGGGAGGAAGACAGCTCAAAGGAAGATGGGAAGAGCAAACGCTTGGTGAACAAATGTTTGCCACTCCAAGCAGGGGAGACCTTCTGAGATTAAAAAGTTCTCTCTGGTAatagctctcttcctggcttaggTCCCCTAATCCAACTATTTTGAGCAGTTAAGAGAGAGGCAAGGAGCTTCTCCAGAGTCTGCTGGGTCTTaactgccttcagctcaaaacagTCTACCTGCCAAAGGAGTACATTTGGGGAGATAGAATCCACTCCATCTCACTTTCCTTCAAGCAACCTTTCCAGTAACTTTGAATCATATTAAAAGATGTATTTACGTTTAAGGAACCAAAGCTCTGAGACAGAGAACTTGATCAATGTGTCCTTTTACCACCTGCTCCCCATCACTCCATTGCTCCATGGAATTGGACTCCCAGGATCAAGGGCagatgggactttttttttttttattgaagtagtgTTGTTTAAAGcctcttccctgatagctcagttggtaaagaatccacctgcaatgtgggaaaccctgggttgattcctggtttgggaagattcactggagaagggataggctaaatttctgctgtacaaattCAGTGATAcatatgtgtattctttttcatcttcttttccatccTGGTTTATCACACAATATTGAGTAGTTTCCTGGGCTACACagttaggaccttgttgtttaagaTGGACATTCTTAATGACTTTGTGTCTTGCATTCCTCAGCAGATCGTAGCCTCCTCAACTCCATCAAGGATGCTGCGTCAATATGTTCACCAACTTGGTCAGAAGCTGGTCCACAGGCGGCCACTGGAGCCCATAGAGGAGTCTGAGAGTCCCGTGGCTCATCTAAACACGCTGGACCTGGTGGGCTTCGGTGTGGCCAGCACCTTGGGAGCAAGTGTGTACATCGTGGCTGGTGCAGTGGCCAAATACATAGCTGGACCAGCAACCATCATCTCCCTCTTGGTGGCCGCCCTGTcttgtgtggtgtgtgggctctgcTATGCGGAGTTATGGGCCCAGGTACCATGCTCTGGTTCTGTGTATCTCTACAGCTATGTCACAATGGGACAACTGTGTGCCTTCATCATTGGCTGGAACCTCATCCTGTATTTAGTCATTGGTGAGATGATGGAGTGGGGGAAAGTGTGGGCCTTAAGATCAGGAAGCAAGGTGGAAGGAGGGTTGGGGTCTTCTCTCATTCACAAACACTTTGTTATCTACCTTGTTGAGGAGGAGGATACCATTGGCAGGAAAACCCCACAACTTCATTGTACTCAGCTCTATTCTGTTTCCTTAAATGATGATCCAGGAAACCGGAAGGAAAGGGGACTGTAGGGAGTGGGTGAGAGGGAGGCATGGCCCACAGGCTCATCCATTCACCATATTGAAGTTTTTGGTCACCTATTGTCTTCGTGGGATTTTCCTTTACCACGTGATTTAAAAATTTCAGCTCTCATCTCCCAGCCTCCCTAGTCCCACTTCTCTGTGTTCTTCTCTTGCATAACATTGATCTCCTCCTAATTATACCAAATAGTGAGACCTATTTTGTGAGTTATCTGGGTCtgctcttcccaccccaggaggaGAAACTCTTTGAGATTAGGTACTTTGTCTTTCTTTCATAATATATCCCATGGCACATAGTCAAGAATAAATTTGTGCTTGTTAATGAATATTCTTCTGCCTCTGCAGGCACTGCCAGTTTGTCCAAAGTGTGGAGCATCACCTTTGACAGCCTGATCGGAAACCACATCTCTCAGGCATTAGAGGGGACTTTCTCTCCGTATATGCCCTCTTTCCTGGCCACATTCCCAGACTTTGTCGCTCTGGCCCTGTTGCTTGTGATGATTGGTGAGAAGGGGACAGAGACAGGATGAGAAGAGTGGGGTGTGGAGCAGGAGCTGGGGAGGGAAAGACTTGGGTGCAGAATGAGGGGGGTTAAGACTGGAAGGAAAGGTGACAGGAGGGGAGGACACACACTGCTGTTTTTTATCCTTGGCACCACTGACAAATTGGGCTGGATCATTCTTAGTATGGGGGGCTGTCCTATGTATTGTAAGGTTTTTAAAACATCAGTGTTGGGTGTGGAGTAGCAAACATTCCCAGCCTTTACTCACTAGACACCACTGATGCCTTTCCTGCCCCCAAACTGTGACACCCAGAAAGTCTCCAGACAGTGCCAGCTGGTTGGGAAACAAAATTACCCCCGCTGAGAATCATTGACTTAGACCAACAAGCTTCTTCCTCCGTACTGAGATCAAAGATTGCTTTGTTTTTCAACTGAAAGGAAGTCCTCATAGcataaaattaatacttttattattatctcCCAGCTTCATTTAGATATATAtcacatacagcactgtataagtgtAAGTTATACAACCTGATTATTTCATAGACATGTATTGTGAGATACGAAATCAACCATCtgaaagtgtacaattcagtggcacttAGAACATTCACCATGTTGTGCAACCATCGCCTCCATCTACTTCCAAACATGTTCATCTCCCCAAAAGAAAGACTGCTGAGCAGTCAGTGTCCTCGCCGCAGTCTGCAACTTCCCACCTCTGGGAACCATtagtctcctttctctttctatggatttatttattttgagtgtTTCATATTCCATCTATCCCATAGGAGTAATGCTTCTGGGCTCTTATGCATCACCCCTGGTCATCAAAGTGTTCACAGGCATCAACATTTTTGTTCCAATCTTCACAATCATCTCTGGCTTCATTAAGGGAGATCTGCACAACTGGGAACTCACAGAACAGGACTATAGACTGAACACATCTGGATCCAGTGATATCTATAGGTTAGGAGGCTATGACCCTTGGCCAGAGAAATTCTtttgaaggggaggagggggcagtgcAGAGCTGGGAATATGATAGGGACTAGAGAGATCTGGGCTGGTGAATCCACATGATCAGATGTTGGGGGTGCTGGAGCCCAGGACTTGTGGTATGAAGGGAGGAATCCAGTAGAGATGGCTGAGCACACCCCACCCATGTTCTTCCTCATTCCTTCTCTCACCATAGCTTGGGCCCTCTGGGTTCTGGAGGGTTTGTGCCCTTTGGCTTTGATGGGATTCTCCGAGGAGCGCCCTATGCTTCTACTCATTTGTTGGTTTCGATGGCATTGTCATGAAAGGTAACATGGTTATTGTGGATCCCATCAGGGGCTTGGGCACAGTTTCAGCTGCCTTGGGAACAGGGGTTGGCAGATGGTTAACCTGCTTTGGAAGATGCAAGAGGAAAGgggattttttcttctttttgccttcaCACCAGTGTGTTTTCCTGACCCAGTACTTCCACATGCCTGCAGGGAGAGAAGCCCGAAATCCTCAGCGTTCCATCGCTTTGAGCATGGTGATCTCCATCTTCATCAGCTTTTTGGCATACTCTGGTGTCTCGGCGTCAATCACCCTCATGGTGCCCTACTACCAGATTCATCCTTACAGCCCCTTACCGCAGGCTTTTCTCCACGTTGAGTGGGACCCTGCCAGATATGTCATGGCTGTTGTCTTCTTGTGTGCTCTTTTATACAGGTCAGTGCCATGGTTTTCTCCCTGACTACTGTCAGATTCTCAGGCATCTGTCCATTGGTATGAGGGACAAGAGAGCAAGACACCCTACTCCATGTAGACAAGGGAGGAGATGCACTAGTCTATCCCTCTTCTCTATGTCCCCACacttgtttctattttctcttccagCCTTCTGGGCACCATATTTTACATGTCGCAGTTGATCTGTGCAATGGCCAAGGATGGGCTCCTTTTCCGGGGCCTTGCCCAGATCCATCCCCGCACAGGCACCCCTGTTATGGCTGGAATGTCTTCTGGAATCCTCGCAGGTGAATAAATGAAACGCACCCCTTCTCCAATCAATTTCCTAACTTGGATATTTCTAGTGATTTCTCACCTACTTCTCCACCTTGTTTGTGCCTTCATTCTAGCCATGATGGCGTTACTCTTGGACCTCCAACATATTGTGGAACATATGTCAACTGGGATGATATTTGGTAACATCCTTGGTACTTTTTCTGTGCTTGTCCTCAGGTGAGGCTCCACTATACCTAAGCTGGGGGCCTTGGACCCATGGCGGTTGATGGGGAGGTGATTGTCTTCTGGTTTAACATTGCTTTCTATATATCCTGGTCTGCTTAAGGGAGGAAAGAGATGAATAGATTGTCTGATGTTGAgttagtagttcagttcagtttagtcactcagtcgtgtccgactctttgcgac
Encoded here:
- the LOC102278971 gene encoding LOW QUALITY PROTEIN: cationic amino acid transporter 3-like (The sequence of the model RefSeq protein was modified relative to this genomic sequence to represent the inferred CDS: inserted 3 bases in 2 codons), whose amino-acid sequence is MLRQYVHQLGQKLVHRRPLEPIEESESPVAHLNTLDLVGFGVASTLGASVYIVAGAVAKYIAGPATIISLLVAALSCVVCGLCYAELWAQVPCSGSVYLYSYVTMGQLCAFIIGWNLILYLVIGTASLSKVWSITFDSLIGNHISQALEGTFSPYMPSFLATFPDFVALALLLVMIGVMLLGSYASPLVIKVFTGINIFVPIFTIISGFIKGDLHNWELTEQDYRLNTSGSSDIYSLGPLGSGGFVPFGFDGILRGXALCFYSFVGFDGIVMKGREARNPQRSIALSMVISIFISFLAYSGVSASITLMVPYYQIHPYSPLPQAFLHVEWDPARYVMAVVFLCALLYSLLGTIFYMSQLICAMAKDGLLFRGLAQIHPRTGTPVMAGMSSGILAAMMALLLDLQHIVEHMSTGMIFGNILGTFSVLVLRYQPDLNEKTEEEVEMEPEVEMEPEVEEHLLDSVPVASTSRILESVVXPTSTIPIQKSGQIVYGCASLLVLLLIILSLILAQWPSQVFSGDPVLTTVAVLLLLLITGVTVIIWRQPQDPSPLMFRVPALPVLPLVSIFVNVYLMMLMTSRTWTQFGIWNAIGFVIYFGYGIRHSLEENNDQQPPASTSQTLDKNIPGAESS